attgaTAATCTATTTCTGGTAATagttttatattcatttcttcttcaagaggattaattaaaataaagtTAAGTATTCCattttctttctttattaatttaaaatcattaatatatattcttgGTATGAATTTTAAAGCATTATTATTAAGCCGATAGGTAGAACCCAAATTAGTGTTATTATGCAATTTCACTACGTGGTGTTTACAACCAGTACATCTTTTTGATTGtttacataataatttttttctgagtggttttaattcttcaaaacctttgtaataattatatggatatatatatgtatgttcAAGTGAAGGATATTTCCCAGAAtcaataattatattagGTAATTTCTTATTCTCtattatgttatttttttttatattatattcattacAAGTTTCATCATTTAAGCCATTTTCCTTATCATtcatatgtttatttaaCTCACTTTTCATATTCTCATCAAAGAAATGCAAACATGTTGATTTCAAAAAAgttatattatcattttgtatttcatatatattaggaaaattattttttaatttgaCGTCTTCATCATTTAAAATGTCATTCAATTTTATCTTCTCTATCTTTATATTTGACttattacatattaatgtattattattatgattatcaatattatcattattgttatcattattgttatcattattattatgaagGTTAAAAGTCGAAtgatcattttttatttcgAGTGGtccattattatttccatCATATTCTGATTTTACATAatccctttttttttttattgttagatttaattttctttgatcataattttttattttatttttttttttattttgtttctttaattcttcattatatttcataaattcatctaatatattttcaaattCTAATCTGAAgacattattttttttttccaaaTTTATCATATCCGCTATCAAATCTTCAAGTTTAGGATTACAAACTGTATTAATAGATGACCACAAACAATACGGacatttaaaataaaacatattcttcatattgtttttattatgatttaTGGATTCATTAAGGAATGTATCTTTTTCATcagtatatattttcttgtttttttttttacttttatttacTAATTCTATTTCTTCTTCAGAGAAActatttttcatattatcattactATTATGACATTCCTTATggtttatattatattttgtttcGTCTACAAATTCATGGCATGTTATTAACGTGCTGAAACAAAATGGACATTGAAAACATCTTAAACATTGATACGAATAAAAAGAGCTTTCATTAACACTATATATTTGTGTACATCcattacaaaaataatattcaatttcgttctttatattataatcatttttaatttcagAACATATAACACAAAAGTATAATTCCTTTAATTTAAACAACTTATCATCAACTAATAAGTACACCCGATTTTTCATTATGAATTAATTAAacattcaaaaaaaaaaaagaaatatatatatatatatatatatatatatatatatatatatatatatttatttatttattatttattttataatgtCATGACGTGGAAGAAAAAACacacacaaaaaaaaaaaacgtatcatattaaaatgtattataatatggatacaaaaatatatacttatataaacatatgtttttattttatttcttcaaaaatatgaaatatataaattaattaatttattctTCTCAAGCATATTGattataaacaaatattttGGTAGGTTAATTAAAATTCGTTAGATTgatttaattaaataaacatataattatcacttttttttttttttttttttttttttttaatatactATATTTTCAATANNNNNNNNNNNNNNNNNNNNNNNNNNNNNNNNNNNNNNNNNNNNNNNNNNNNNNNNNNNNNNNNNNNNNNNNNNNNNNNNNNNNNNNNNNNNNNNNNNNNNNNNNNNNNNNNNNNNNNNNNNNNNNNNNNNNNNNNNNNNNNNNNNNNNNNNNNNNNNNNNNNNNNNNNNNNNNNNNNNNNNNNNNNNNNNNNNNNNNNNNNNNNNNNNNNNNNNNNNNNNNNNNNNNNNNNNNNNNNNNNNNNNNNNNNNNNNNNNNNNNNNNNNNNNNNNNNNNNNNNNNNNNNNNNNNNNNNNNNNNNNNNNNNNNagtatattaaaaaaaaaaaaaaaaaaaaaaaaaaaagtgataattatatgtttatttaattaaatcAATCTAACGAATTTTAATTAACCTACCaaaatatttgtttataatCAATATGCTTGAGAagaataaattaattaatttatatatttcatatttttgaagaaataaaataaaaacatatgtttatataagtatatatttttgtatccatattataatacattttaatatgatacgtttttttttttttaatatactatattttcaatacatttattgtaataattttttataaataaattaaaatataaatataaattataataaacaGATATACAAAAGAATACGACTTGCTCAATATGTTTAATACACATTgtctttttatatatatatatattattacttaattatttcaatttctttttttttttttttttatgaaatacaattaattaaaaatttcttcaaataaaaaataaattatgatattattattatattatatatatatatatatattttttttttttttttttttgatttgtttggttatattataattttatggTTTTGTTTTTTCACTTTTAGAACGAATCttttataaatgatatgtaatttttatataattaatatattatggaTGAGTCTTTAATTTTACCAAAAAACCGATTAAAGAATTTAAACTGTTgggaaaataaaaaaaataaataaataaataaatatatatatatatatatatatttaattttatataataaagattatatgaaatgaaaatttaataatatttgttctttataaaataataaatcttatatatatatatatatatatatatattttttcctgaattttttcttatacGTAGGTGCCTTTTTATCTACTACCGAATATATTGATGACAATGTGAATGATGAacataaaattttttcaagttaaaataaaaaaatataaaaataataatttcttcaggataaataatattatatatatatatatatcaccTTAATGTacaattattttatatttatttattttatagaTGGAAATAAAAACTTGGAAAACGAATCCATTAATTTCTATAagaatgaaaataattacataaaaaaaattgataatatagaaaataatggTAAATACATATTACAAACTAATAATATGTCTATATATAGCATTATATATCATGTTAATTTGTTAcatgattatatatatatatatatatatatat
This is a stretch of genomic DNA from Plasmodium reichenowi strain SY57 chromosome 14, whole genome shotgun sequence. It encodes these proteins:
- a CDS encoding dynactin subunit 4, putative, whose translation is MKNRVYLLVDDKLFKLKELYFCVICSEIKNDYNIKNEIEYYFCNGCTQIYSVNESSFYSYQCLRCFQCPFCFSTLITCHEFVDETKYNINHKECHNSNDNMKNSFSEEEIELVNKSKKKNKKIYTDEKDTFLNESINHNKNNMKNMFYFKCPYCLWSSINTVCNPKLEDLIADMINLEKKNNVFRLEFENILDEFMKYNEELKKQNKKKNKIKNYDQRKLNLTIKKKRDYVKSEYDGNNNGPLEIKNDHSTFNLHNNNDNNNDNNNDNIDNHNNNTLICNKSNIKIEKIKLNDILNDEDVKLKNNFPNIYEIQNDNITFLKSTCLHFFDENMKSELNKHMNDKENGLNDETCNEYNIKKNNIIENKKLPNIIIDSGKYPSLEHTYIYPYNYYKGFEELKPLRKKLLCKQSKRCTGCKHHVVKLHNNTNLGSTYRLNNNALKFIPRIYINDFKLIKKENGILNFILINPLEEEMNIKLLPEIDYQFLKSLHINNIQANCLSNSHEPYEFYLNTYDEIIDELIKDDEQNNITNVITTKHTIIKKQNNMALIIMTFIYNDQIMNSNTYKEDKNNNHDINYIPNQNITNSLDKTEKLNFPIILECSFSDKSKKNHKLKLNLLFTNNIQTKIFHQYALN